From the Ruminiclostridium josui JCM 17888 genome, one window contains:
- a CDS encoding calcium-translocating P-type ATPase, SERCA-type — translation MSVTESMLNFTNSDNLLSKGLTDKEARHKLEKHGPNLLSERKKISPIKILFEQFTDLMVIILMISTVISGFMGEMTEAITIIAIIVVNAIMGFVQEYRTERTMEALKSLAAPYAKVIRNEQQASIPAEDIVPGDVLVLETGDRVAADAAILECNSLTIDESLLTGESLPVEKHRLMNPNELMDPFDKNTSVYMGTVVTGGRAKAVVYATGMKTEMGSIADMIQNIEDDQTPLQKRLGHLGKFIAIGCLIICAIVSVTGIMRGEKLFNMLLSGISLAVAAVPEGLPAIVTISLALGVQRMLKRNALIRKLPAVETLGCASVICSDKTGTLTENKMTVRKMYASGYQLDITGNGYNLEGKFLVDNKPSDPLRVDGVRLALEIGALCNNSVISRPTPEHTTVGKIKSIFSKQENFKISGDPTEIALTIAAAKAGINESYLNRSYKRIDEIPFDSERKCMSIICKNSGGELLVFTKGAPDVIIDKCSRILSSRGVIKMDELTRRSIIKLNDTMANDALRVIGVAYRKLETGKYIPGKSNIENELIFVGLMGMIDPPRKEAVEAVRKCKLAGIKPVMITGDHKLTATAIAKELNIYSLGDRVLTGQELDEMTEAQLEKMADSVSVYARVSPKHKLMIVRALRKTGHIVAMTGDGVNDAPAVKEADIGVSMGITGTDVTKEASSMILLDDNFATIVAAVEEGRVIYNNIRKFIRYMLACNLGEVLTMFLGMLMWLPIPLMPIQILWVNLVTDGLPAIALGLDPPENDIMFRPPRGANDNIFSHGLLKLIIARGIFIGLSTLGVFVTVMYFVNNVELARTAAFMTLVLTQLIHVFECKSETKNIFEIDIFNNMPLVLATICSLAMILTVVYIPSLQGIFDTVPLGLNEWMLIAGFSLMGPVLSSLIGINRKRRFC, via the coding sequence ATGAGTGTAACTGAATCCATGCTTAACTTTACTAACTCCGACAACCTTTTATCAAAGGGCCTTACTGATAAGGAGGCCAGACACAAACTTGAAAAACACGGACCCAATCTGTTGTCGGAAAGAAAAAAAATTTCCCCGATTAAAATTCTATTTGAGCAGTTTACTGATTTAATGGTTATAATCCTTATGATTTCAACTGTTATTTCGGGCTTTATGGGTGAGATGACAGAAGCAATCACAATAATAGCAATAATCGTAGTAAATGCAATAATGGGATTTGTGCAGGAGTACAGGACTGAGAGAACCATGGAGGCGTTAAAATCTCTTGCGGCACCCTATGCAAAGGTCATTAGAAATGAGCAGCAAGCAAGTATACCTGCAGAGGATATAGTTCCAGGAGATGTCCTTGTACTTGAGACTGGGGACAGGGTGGCAGCTGATGCTGCTATACTAGAATGTAACAGCCTTACCATTGACGAATCTCTTTTGACCGGTGAATCACTGCCAGTAGAAAAACACCGGTTAATGAACCCGAATGAATTAATGGACCCTTTTGATAAGAATACCTCTGTATACATGGGGACAGTTGTAACTGGGGGAAGGGCTAAAGCAGTAGTCTATGCTACAGGCATGAAAACAGAAATGGGAAGCATAGCGGACATGATTCAAAATATAGAGGACGACCAAACTCCACTTCAAAAGCGTTTGGGGCATTTGGGCAAATTTATAGCAATAGGATGTTTGATTATATGTGCAATAGTGTCCGTTACGGGAATAATGAGGGGCGAAAAGCTGTTCAACATGCTATTGTCAGGAATAAGTTTAGCAGTTGCAGCTGTTCCTGAGGGATTGCCAGCAATAGTAACAATATCTCTGGCCTTGGGTGTTCAGAGAATGCTGAAAAGAAATGCGTTGATACGCAAGCTGCCAGCAGTAGAAACTCTTGGTTGCGCCAGTGTTATCTGCTCAGATAAAACAGGAACTCTTACTGAAAACAAAATGACAGTGAGGAAAATGTATGCATCTGGCTACCAGCTTGACATAACAGGAAACGGCTATAATCTGGAGGGGAAATTTCTTGTTGATAACAAACCCTCTGACCCTTTAAGAGTTGACGGAGTCCGACTGGCTCTTGAAATAGGTGCACTATGCAATAACTCGGTAATTTCACGTCCTACCCCTGAGCATACCACTGTGGGAAAAATAAAATCAATTTTTTCAAAGCAAGAAAACTTCAAAATTTCAGGGGACCCTACTGAAATAGCTTTGACCATAGCTGCTGCAAAGGCCGGAATAAATGAAAGTTACCTAAACAGGTCATATAAACGTATTGATGAGATACCTTTTGACTCTGAAAGAAAATGTATGTCCATCATATGCAAAAATAGCGGTGGAGAGTTGCTTGTGTTTACAAAGGGAGCACCTGACGTGATTATTGACAAATGCAGTAGAATACTGTCTTCTCGGGGTGTTATCAAAATGGATGAACTCACCAGAAGGTCAATAATAAAACTTAATGATACAATGGCAAATGATGCACTGAGAGTTATAGGGGTGGCATACAGAAAACTTGAGACTGGTAAATATATTCCGGGTAAATCAAATATTGAAAATGAACTTATCTTTGTGGGCTTAATGGGAATGATTGATCCTCCCAGGAAGGAAGCTGTTGAGGCTGTCCGCAAATGCAAATTGGCAGGAATTAAACCTGTTATGATAACAGGAGACCACAAGCTTACAGCAACTGCCATAGCAAAGGAGCTAAATATATATTCATTGGGTGATAGAGTTCTGACTGGTCAGGAACTTGATGAAATGACCGAAGCTCAGCTTGAAAAAATGGCAGATTCCGTATCAGTTTATGCAAGAGTATCTCCAAAGCATAAACTGATGATTGTAAGGGCTTTAAGAAAGACCGGGCATATAGTTGCTATGACAGGAGATGGTGTTAACGATGCACCTGCAGTAAAAGAGGCTGATATAGGCGTATCTATGGGTATAACCGGAACGGATGTAACAAAGGAAGCCTCCTCAATGATACTGCTTGATGATAATTTTGCAACAATAGTTGCAGCAGTTGAAGAAGGTCGTGTAATCTATAATAATATCAGAAAATTTATCAGATATATGCTTGCATGTAACCTTGGAGAAGTATTGACAATGTTCCTGGGAATGTTAATGTGGCTGCCTATACCGTTAATGCCCATACAGATTTTGTGGGTAAACCTTGTTACTGACGGACTGCCTGCCATTGCTCTTGGACTGGATCCGCCTGAAAATGATATAATGTTCCGCCCTCCAAGAGGTGCAAATGATAATATATTCTCGCATGGTTTACTCAAATTGATAATAGCCCGAGGAATATTTATAGGATTAAGTACCCTGGGAGTATTTGTAACTGTCATGTATTTTGTAAACAATGTAGAGCTTGCCCGTACGGCGGCATTTATGACACTGGTACTTACTCAGCTGATTCATGTATTTGAATGTAAATCTGAAACGAAAAATATTTTTGAAATAGATATTTTTAACAATATGCCTTTGGTACTAGCTACTATATGCTCCCTTGCAATGATACTTACCGTTGTATATATACCTTCTCTTCAAGGCATATTTGATACAGTTCCACTTGGATTGAACGAGTGGATGCTTATTGCAGGGTTTTCCCTTATGGGGCCTGTTCTGTCAAGTCTTATTGGGATAAATAGAAAAAGAAGATTTTGCTGA
- a CDS encoding ABC transporter ATP-binding protein, translating to MIEIQNLTKSYGQIKAVDDISFTVEKGEVLGFLGPNGAGKSTTMNIITGFIPSTEGTVKVNGFDIMESPAEVKRRIGYLPELPPLYMDMTVSEYLNFAADLKNVSKRQKKSQMTDIMDLVKLTDVRGRLIKNLSKGYKQRVGLAQALMGNPEVLILDEPTVGLDPKQIIEIRKLIKALGKQHTIILSSHILPEVSAVCERVVIINKGKIAAVDTPENLSKGMGTVSKISATIAGPKSSIIGFIEGIYGIKYVEPHIEKDKDVVEYIIESDKEVDVRRPLFFAMAKAGYPIIELKSLDLTLEDIFLQLTTQEKEVI from the coding sequence ATGATTGAAATTCAGAATTTGACCAAAAGTTATGGTCAGATAAAGGCTGTAGACGATATAAGTTTTACAGTTGAGAAAGGTGAAGTACTTGGTTTCCTAGGACCTAACGGTGCGGGAAAATCAACTACCATGAATATCATTACTGGTTTTATACCTTCAACAGAAGGAACTGTAAAAGTTAACGGTTTTGATATTATGGAAAGTCCTGCGGAAGTAAAAAGAAGGATAGGCTATTTGCCTGAACTGCCGCCATTATATATGGACATGACAGTATCAGAATATCTGAACTTTGCTGCAGATTTAAAAAATGTAAGTAAAAGGCAGAAAAAAAGCCAGATGACTGATATTATGGATTTGGTTAAACTAACAGATGTTAGAGGCAGATTGATAAAAAATCTTTCAAAAGGATACAAGCAAAGGGTTGGCTTGGCTCAGGCACTTATGGGCAATCCTGAAGTGCTTATTCTTGACGAACCTACAGTTGGTCTTGACCCAAAGCAGATAATAGAAATCAGAAAGCTGATAAAGGCTCTTGGAAAGCAGCATACCATAATATTGAGTTCACATATTCTGCCTGAAGTTAGTGCTGTTTGTGAAAGAGTTGTTATCATAAACAAAGGTAAAATAGCAGCGGTAGATACCCCTGAAAATCTTTCAAAGGGAATGGGTACTGTCAGCAAGATTTCTGCTACAATCGCCGGGCCTAAGAGTTCAATCATTGGATTTATCGAGGGAATTTACGGTATTAAATATGTAGAACCCCATATAGAAAAAGATAAGGATGTTGTTGAATACATTATTGAATCCGACAAAGAAGTTGACGTAAGACGTCCTCTTTTCTTTGCTATGGCTAAGGCGGGATACCCTATCATAGAGTTGAAATCACTTGATCTTACTCTTGAAGACATATTCCTGCAGCTTACCACACAGGAAAAGGAGGTTATATAA
- a CDS encoding ABC transporter permease codes for MFSIFKKEFKSYFTSATAYVMMGMFVLVSSIIFYINLVSQTADFSFNLNYMSIILIIIIPILTMKILAEERKSGTEVMLITSPTSLTNIVVGKYLAALSVFLIMTVITFIYPIVLAIFGEPAMSEIIGGYIGFILLGTSFLAFGLFASSLTESQIVAAIISVVGLVLMWLLQGIAPALGGVTAKVLSWFSLFSRTEDFYAGMLSLAPIVYYLSFSAIFVFITIRIIEKRRWSKG; via the coding sequence ATGTTTTCTATATTTAAAAAAGAATTCAAATCATATTTTACTTCGGCTACGGCTTACGTAATGATGGGCATGTTTGTTTTAGTTTCATCAATAATATTTTATATAAACCTTGTATCTCAGACTGCAGATTTTAGTTTTAACTTAAACTATATGTCTATAATACTTATAATTATAATTCCTATACTTACAATGAAGATTTTGGCTGAAGAAAGAAAGAGCGGTACGGAAGTAATGCTTATAACATCGCCTACCAGCTTGACCAATATTGTAGTTGGTAAATATCTTGCAGCTTTAAGTGTATTTTTAATAATGACAGTTATTACGTTTATATACCCCATAGTTCTTGCCATTTTTGGAGAACCTGCTATGTCCGAAATAATCGGCGGATATATAGGATTTATACTCTTAGGAACTTCATTCCTTGCATTTGGTTTATTTGCTTCATCATTAACCGAAAGTCAGATAGTGGCTGCAATAATAAGTGTAGTTGGTTTAGTACTTATGTGGCTGCTTCAAGGAATCGCTCCTGCACTTGGTGGAGTAACAGCTAAAGTGTTGAGCTGGTTCTCTCTGTTTTCAAGAACAGAAGATTTCTATGCCGGAATGCTTTCTCTTGCACCAATTGTGTACTACCTGAGTTTTTCGGCTATATTTGTATTTATTACAATTAGAATAATAGAAAAAAGACGTTGGAGTAAGGGGTGA
- a CDS encoding GldG family protein yields MGKLKFMNKRSLKYGTNSIILVVVVVAIAIVINLLVGMGNFRMDLTADKLYSLSDQSKDIIKKIKKEVTIYGLFDNGTIPGGSEYREITDLVNEYKNLGIKVKYVDPDKDPGTITSLDPQKTLGLSKGDFVVKSGNKVKKLEAQELYGMSNQQYGGRTYSAEPLITGAIKFVASDVTPVAYFVEGHNELSLKEDLNQVSKILQSNNLEVKSLSLLTEKSVPDDCQLLVFASPQKDLTDEEKIKLDAYIKKNGKAIFMFDSLESSDKLTNFEESLNYFNIGINYDKVKENDSNRHLPNDDYALIGSLEENEINQAFSGANYPVFMPDSRSISILKNQKDWLTNTQLITTTNKAESTDIVGGKTNKGPFNLAVAAEISGGSKILVFGNSKFLSDRALASQYGTYFQYGTNYFLTTVVNWMQDKTNEQTISSKIVTPKILTVNESQTKVLSIVLIGVVPLLILGSGWFVWYRRRHL; encoded by the coding sequence GTGGGGAAATTGAAATTTATGAATAAAAGGTCTCTTAAATATGGGACAAATTCCATAATTCTAGTTGTTGTTGTTGTTGCAATAGCAATTGTTATAAACCTGCTTGTGGGAATGGGTAATTTCAGAATGGATTTAACTGCTGATAAATTATACAGCTTAAGTGACCAAAGTAAGGACATTATAAAGAAAATTAAAAAAGAAGTTACAATATACGGGTTATTTGATAATGGTACTATTCCGGGTGGTTCAGAATACAGAGAAATTACAGATCTTGTTAATGAATATAAGAATTTGGGGATAAAGGTTAAATACGTTGACCCTGATAAGGATCCTGGAACAATAACATCCCTTGACCCACAAAAGACACTGGGCCTATCGAAGGGTGATTTTGTTGTAAAATCAGGCAATAAGGTAAAAAAATTAGAGGCACAAGAGCTTTATGGTATGTCCAATCAACAGTATGGAGGAAGAACCTACAGTGCAGAGCCTCTTATAACAGGAGCTATAAAGTTTGTTGCTTCTGATGTAACTCCTGTTGCGTATTTTGTTGAAGGCCATAATGAGCTTTCGTTGAAGGAAGATCTTAATCAAGTTTCAAAGATACTGCAAAGTAATAACCTTGAAGTAAAGAGTCTTTCATTGCTTACTGAGAAAAGTGTTCCAGATGATTGCCAACTGTTAGTATTTGCATCTCCTCAAAAGGATTTGACTGATGAAGAAAAAATAAAACTCGATGCATATATTAAAAAGAACGGTAAGGCTATATTCATGTTTGACTCTTTAGAATCCAGCGATAAGTTAACTAACTTTGAAGAATCATTGAATTATTTTAACATAGGAATCAATTATGATAAGGTTAAGGAAAATGATTCAAACAGACACTTACCAAATGACGATTACGCACTTATAGGCAGCTTGGAAGAAAATGAAATAAATCAGGCATTCTCAGGTGCAAATTACCCTGTATTTATGCCTGATTCAAGAAGTATCAGTATTTTGAAGAATCAAAAAGACTGGTTAACAAATACTCAACTTATCACAACCACAAATAAGGCTGAATCTACTGACATAGTGGGCGGAAAAACTAACAAGGGACCGTTTAACTTAGCAGTAGCTGCAGAGATAAGCGGAGGCAGTAAGATATTGGTATTCGGTAATAGTAAATTCCTTAGTGACAGAGCTTTAGCAAGTCAGTACGGAACTTACTTCCAGTACGGAACAAACTATTTCCTTACTACGGTAGTTAACTGGATGCAAGATAAAACCAACGAGCAGACTATATCTAGCAAAATAGTTACTCCAAAGATATTAACGGTAAATGAAAGCCAGACTAAGGTTCTTTCAATAGTTCTAATCGGTGTGGTTCCTCTGTTGATTCTTGGTAGTGGTTGGTTCGTTTGGTACAGAAGGAGGCACTTGTAA
- a CDS encoding DUF4340 domain-containing protein, protein MKLYRNAIILVVVLGLLVGAYFFINYKKSGTTDPASQTTDTAKSIKVMEMDSEKITSIEYSTPQGKFSIKKKGDTWVMDPAFELALDKNTVDNTISSLADVEANKIVSENSERLSDFGLDKPSVVKVVLSDGTSKELEVGNKSPTGEDVYVKVKGQPKIYTVGGYYEDMIKVTRGHFASKQILPVEAVAIKKFEYKKDGQVQYSIDIDSEADMKIVAPIKEEADTTKISQLVEKVVQMEIRDIIEEKPADLAKYGLDDPRYEVTYADKKTSKTVLLGDKVGAEAEASDLSTNGNVLYAKFSNANIVFTIDVSNLTFLDVSLKDVISPFVCIPNINDVSKVELSIDGKTTVSEIHTVEGKKEEEKFKVDGKDANMKDSNDKSLFKAFYQAMIGITFNKYQADLKPQGTPEITIKYHMKKDNKVVTVDFIPKDSNYYYAVKDGVYTNRLVLKNKFDEPEGVRETLKNLQEAIAKAK, encoded by the coding sequence ATGAAGTTATATAGAAATGCAATTATATTAGTTGTAGTTCTGGGACTTCTTGTAGGAGCGTATTTTTTCATTAATTACAAAAAATCCGGGACTACGGATCCAGCTAGCCAAACTACCGATACTGCAAAATCCATAAAAGTAATGGAAATGGATTCAGAAAAGATTACTTCAATTGAGTATTCAACTCCCCAAGGAAAGTTTTCTATAAAAAAGAAAGGCGACACTTGGGTAATGGATCCTGCATTTGAACTGGCATTAGATAAAAACACAGTAGACAATACTATAAGCAGTCTGGCTGACGTAGAGGCAAATAAGATTGTTTCTGAAAATTCCGAGCGTTTATCAGATTTTGGACTTGATAAACCTTCTGTGGTTAAAGTAGTATTGTCTGATGGAACTTCAAAGGAACTTGAAGTTGGAAATAAATCACCTACAGGAGAAGACGTTTACGTTAAAGTAAAAGGTCAACCAAAGATATATACTGTGGGTGGATATTATGAAGATATGATAAAAGTAACCAGAGGACATTTTGCATCAAAGCAAATACTTCCAGTAGAAGCAGTTGCTATAAAGAAATTTGAATATAAAAAAGACGGGCAGGTACAGTATTCTATAGACATCGACTCTGAGGCAGATATGAAGATAGTAGCTCCTATAAAGGAAGAAGCTGATACAACAAAGATTAGCCAGTTGGTAGAGAAAGTTGTACAGATGGAAATTAGAGATATTATTGAAGAAAAACCGGCTGATCTTGCCAAGTATGGTCTTGACGACCCTAGATATGAAGTTACTTATGCTGATAAAAAAACTTCTAAGACAGTTTTGCTAGGTGATAAGGTTGGGGCTGAAGCGGAAGCAAGTGATTTGTCTACCAATGGAAATGTTTTATATGCAAAGTTCTCCAATGCTAATATTGTATTCACTATAGATGTTTCTAATTTAACATTCCTTGATGTTAGTTTAAAGGACGTAATAAGCCCGTTTGTATGTATACCTAACATAAACGATGTTAGTAAGGTAGAATTAAGTATTGATGGTAAAACAACAGTTTCTGAGATACACACTGTTGAAGGTAAGAAGGAAGAGGAAAAGTTTAAGGTTGACGGTAAAGATGCAAACATGAAGGATAGTAACGACAAATCACTTTTCAAAGCCTTTTATCAGGCAATGATAGGTATAACCTTTAACAAGTATCAAGCTGATCTTAAACCTCAAGGAACACCTGAAATTACTATCAAATACCATATGAAAAAGGATAATAAAGTAGTAACTGTTGACTTTATTCCTAAGGATAGCAACTATTATTACGCAGTAAAAGATGGCGTCTATACAAATAGACTAGTTCTTAAAAACAAGTTTGATGAACCAGAAGGGGTAAGAGAAACTTTAAAAAATCTTCAAGAAGCCATAGCTAAAGCAAAATAA
- a CDS encoding membrane protein, with protein MIKGEISNILKVAFLYMATIIGAGFASGQEIIQFFSIYYKGGFLGIILAGGLFSIIGYIVLSKVYTERIRSYDEFLFPMMGYFLGKIMEFIVMLFMACVMSVMTAGLGNILMNIIDLDYRVCVIIGSAVCLIAILTNIKGIVVLSSFISPVLIAGIIFVGCYILVSKDTSVFNISSKFSVITNNWVFSAILYVSYNTILSTVLLTGMLPYLKSKKVSAWGGVLGGGMLGVTALILNSALYFFYPHSITSEIPVLGIIQNNSKLLSQIYSGVLILAMFISTVTSGYCLADRISKKMKLNYKLVAVILCVITVPLTSLGFSNLISTLYPVFGYLGLFLIFVIIFQYIREAITKRYSRG; from the coding sequence TTGATAAAAGGAGAAATATCTAATATACTCAAAGTTGCATTTTTATATATGGCAACAATAATAGGTGCAGGTTTTGCATCAGGTCAGGAAATTATACAATTCTTTTCAATTTATTATAAAGGAGGCTTTCTTGGCATAATTCTTGCAGGTGGACTCTTTTCAATAATAGGATACATAGTATTGAGCAAAGTTTATACCGAAAGAATAAGAAGCTACGATGAATTTCTATTTCCTATGATGGGCTATTTTCTGGGAAAGATAATGGAATTCATCGTAATGTTATTTATGGCATGTGTTATGAGTGTAATGACCGCTGGACTTGGTAACATTCTCATGAATATTATAGACCTGGATTACAGAGTTTGTGTAATCATAGGAAGTGCAGTGTGCCTCATAGCGATTTTAACCAATATAAAAGGAATTGTGGTGCTAAGCTCATTTATATCCCCGGTGCTTATTGCAGGAATAATATTTGTAGGTTGCTATATACTTGTATCAAAGGATACTTCAGTATTCAATATATCCAGTAAATTCAGTGTTATAACAAACAACTGGGTATTTTCAGCTATATTATATGTCAGCTACAACACAATACTGTCAACGGTACTCCTGACAGGAATGCTGCCATACTTGAAGTCAAAAAAAGTCAGTGCATGGGGAGGTGTACTGGGAGGAGGAATGTTAGGAGTTACTGCGTTAATTCTCAATTCTGCACTTTACTTTTTCTATCCTCACTCAATTACTTCGGAAATACCGGTATTAGGAATAATTCAAAATAATAGTAAGCTTTTATCGCAAATATACAGTGGAGTTCTAATATTAGCAATGTTCATATCAACAGTCACATCGGGATATTGTCTTGCAGACAGAATAAGCAAAAAAATGAAGCTTAATTACAAACTAGTAGCGGTAATACTATGTGTGATAACAGTACCTTTGACTTCTCTAGGATTTTCAAACCTTATATCAACCTTGTATCCTGTTTTTGGATATTTAGGATTATTTTTAATATTTGTAATAATATTCCAATATATAAGGGAAGCAATTACAAAAAGATATTCCAGAGGCTAA
- a CDS encoding DUF5711 family protein: protein MKYLNTNPNPESNVIKFKKSGIVSVISFLLLLAAISVTAFIVYLKSEGYDFSTMSVKDAVAYLKDKSNDNDTSSTEITFSQDGSVDCKLYDGYTVILSQDSIKWYDRKGKLLQENALTLARPVLRISEKYMVVADISGRDIFFYKGKKQLWSKKLDNQIINLDVSDDGYCTVVTQSKEFKSAVQVIDINGLETYTKLCAQDIVVSAKSIHDGNDVFINKLTTDSVKTGTILEFNNIYDEKPFASLNITDTIIPLVFEQGDNVVAVGQNMILYLDKQGKEVWKKNAESIFCVAPEIEKYIVVAGKFSNEGEISGQQIVVLDKEGNTLYSFEQPENIIGMDIYGGRLLLRTQRSVYLYSVKGKKLGQYSARNELKDAYLVGDNEVIIVAGGSIETVKIDESTT, encoded by the coding sequence GTGAAATATTTGAACACTAATCCAAACCCTGAGTCCAATGTCATAAAATTTAAAAAATCTGGTATTGTCAGTGTAATATCATTTTTATTACTTTTAGCTGCTATTTCTGTAACTGCTTTTATTGTTTATTTAAAAAGCGAAGGCTACGATTTTTCAACAATGAGTGTAAAAGATGCGGTAGCCTATCTAAAAGATAAATCAAATGATAATGATACATCTTCAACTGAGATTACATTTTCTCAGGATGGAAGTGTTGATTGTAAATTATATGACGGTTACACAGTAATACTATCACAAGACAGTATCAAATGGTATGACCGTAAAGGGAAACTTCTTCAGGAGAATGCACTTACTTTGGCAAGGCCGGTACTGCGTATTTCAGAAAAATATATGGTAGTAGCTGATATATCAGGTAGGGACATATTTTTTTACAAGGGCAAAAAGCAGCTTTGGTCGAAAAAACTTGACAATCAGATAATTAACTTGGATGTCAGTGATGATGGTTATTGTACTGTTGTAACACAGTCAAAGGAATTCAAATCTGCAGTTCAGGTTATAGACATTAACGGTTTGGAAACGTATACAAAACTATGTGCACAGGACATTGTAGTGTCTGCAAAATCCATTCATGATGGTAATGACGTATTCATAAACAAATTAACTACAGACAGTGTTAAAACCGGGACCATACTGGAATTCAATAACATATATGACGAAAAGCCTTTTGCATCATTAAACATTACAGATACAATTATTCCCTTGGTGTTTGAGCAAGGTGACAATGTAGTAGCAGTTGGACAAAATATGATTCTTTATTTGGACAAGCAGGGTAAGGAAGTATGGAAAAAAAATGCTGAATCCATTTTCTGTGTTGCACCCGAGATTGAAAAATACATAGTAGTTGCGGGCAAATTTTCAAACGAAGGGGAAATTTCCGGGCAGCAGATTGTTGTTTTAGACAAAGAAGGGAATACTCTATACAGTTTTGAGCAGCCGGAGAACATTATTGGAATGGATATATATGGAGGCAGACTGTTGCTTCGTACTCAAAGAAGTGTATATCTATACAGTGTAAAAGGTAAAAAACTTGGCCAGTATTCAGCTCGAAATGAATTGAAGGATGCTTATCTTGTGGGAGATAATGAGGTCATTATTGTTGCGGGAGGCTCCATAGAAACTGTAAAGATAGATGAAAGTACGACTTAA
- a CDS encoding CvpA family protein, whose product MNWADFAVLIIIAVFTFIGLKNGFLYSVFRLLSYILSVIFAVKFYPVLSEILQNTVLYESVKMSVIRGLMKQQGQTVSHAGDTVAQTVVDGLKLPGFLKDSILEHVQNSNIFDLTGVINAVGSEIASLVMNILSLILIYVIIRFGLIFAKIIIKTIARVPVFRQLDKTGGIVLGAVEGILAVYVICAVLVLFSAFPKFSSSIEEIEKSMFAGHFYENNFIVSWISPEDIQKN is encoded by the coding sequence ATGAACTGGGCAGATTTTGCAGTCTTAATTATTATAGCCGTATTTACTTTTATTGGATTAAAAAATGGTTTTCTTTATTCAGTATTCAGACTATTGTCATACATTTTGTCTGTTATATTTGCAGTTAAATTCTATCCTGTCCTTTCAGAAATTCTTCAGAATACAGTCTTATATGAAAGTGTAAAAATGTCTGTAATAAGAGGATTAATGAAGCAGCAGGGGCAGACAGTATCTCATGCTGGAGACACAGTGGCACAAACAGTAGTTGACGGCTTAAAACTGCCGGGTTTTTTAAAAGATTCCATACTCGAACACGTTCAAAATAGTAATATATTTGACTTAACAGGAGTAATAAATGCTGTTGGCTCTGAAATAGCTTCACTTGTAATGAATATATTAAGTTTAATCTTAATTTATGTTATCATAAGGTTTGGACTCATATTTGCAAAGATTATAATAAAAACTATTGCCAGAGTTCCTGTATTCCGTCAGCTTGACAAAACAGGAGGAATAGTGCTGGGTGCTGTAGAGGGAATACTTGCGGTTTATGTTATTTGTGCAGTTCTTGTACTGTTCAGTGCTTTTCCGAAATTCAGCTCATCTATAGAGGAAATAGAAAAATCTATGTTTGCAGGGCATTTTTATGAAAATAATTTTATTGTTAGCTGGATATCACCAGAGGATATCCAGAAGAATTAA